The Capsicum annuum cultivar UCD-10X-F1 chromosome 3, UCD10Xv1.1, whole genome shotgun sequence genomic sequence AAGCAAAGATGATGGAGTCGAAAAGGTAGAGGAAACATACTTTAGAAGTTTCATTAGGTGTTTAATGTATCTTCAAGCAACAAAACCCGATATATTGTATGCTGTAAGTATTCTATCAAGGTTCATCCATTGTCCAAGTGAAGTACATCTGAAGGCAGCAAAAAGAATTGTGCAATACATCAAAGGAACTATCACCTATGGAGTCATGTTTTGAAGGAGTCAACTTGTGAAGCTTTTGGGGTACTCTGATAGTGATTGAGGAGGTTCCAAAGATGAATCGAAAAGTACTTCAGCGCACTGTTTTAGTCTTGGTTCTggaatttttttcatggggttaTAAGAAACAGGACATTATGGCTCAATCTACTGCCGAAGCTGAGTTTGTGGCAGCTACAGCAGCGGTAAATCAAGCATTGTGGCTAAAAAAAGTTCTAATTGATCTGCATATGAAACCAACAAGAAGCATTGAAGTGTTCGTGGACAACCAAGCAGCAATAGCTATTTCTCACAAGCCTGTGTTTCATGGAAAATCTAAGCACTTCAATATCAAGTTTTTCTTCCTAAGAGAAGTTCAAAAAGATGGAGAAGTGATTCTTGACTACTGCAAGACGGAAGAACAATGGGCTGATATATTCACTAAGCATTTACCTATCAGCAAATTCGAGCTTCTCAGACAGAAAATTGGATTTTGCATTTCAtaaagcaaggaggagtgttgagaGTTGCTTTAGGAATGCACGtctttctttgcttttttctCTCCAGTTTTTTTACGTACAATCATAGTTAAATTAGGAGTCCTatctttggtaggaaactaattagttattttaattttggtagaaaTAGGTTGCTTCTTTGTCCTAAttttagttgtaatagcaacTATTTATGTTGCTAAGTTGATCATCAATAATAGATGGCTTTTACAAGAACTAACTAACGGTTGTgcatattcttttcttttaaactCCATCTCTATATTAGCGGCCAACTGTTAAATTGAATTCCTGTTATTTCCCTTTAACGGTTTTAAACCAACATGTCTATTTGGTAAGAGAACATTGTAATCTTTCTTAAAAAATTGAAGTCGCTTGAATATTTTCAGCAAGCATAGGAACCAAGTATCAGATTTCTTGATACTTAATGGCTTTAGTTTAGGCACATCAGGTGTTAGTTCTTAACTTCTACAATAGGGGCCAAAGAATTGGATGCATCAAATAAACCACGGAAAGGTAGACGCAGACTATCTAGgatattatcaaaagcaaaagGCAAAAAAAACTCTAAGGTCTGTTGGGGATTTAAGTGCACTCACAAATAAAATGTGAGGGCACAAAGGGAGaaacaatacaaatatatatgtgtgtttagtTCAAAACTAATcattataagcatgaatgacaaatatatgaataaaagaaatatatataataaaagaataacaataaaGTGAAATCTCAATGGTTTAGTGTGGCCTATTTAGAAGAAGCTTCGGCTCATTGACAAGGAAAAGTATACCTTAGAACCTTGATGACAACATTGAACCGCACATTAAGCTAGGGGAACACATTCTGAGCCTCCTTTTAGGGCTTAAGCGTGCGCCTTTGATAACATTGCCAGGAAGTTGATAATATTAGTTAATGTAGGTTATTAGTAGCCCAACtgagtacaacaacaacatacccaacgTATTCTCACAAAGTTGAATCTAAGGAGAGTAGAATGTACACAGGCCGTACCTTTACCTCAAGAGGTGAGGTAAAGAGGCAATTTTAGATAGTCCCCTGGCTCAAGacaaaaacagaaaagaaaaaagatgtaaTGAAAGTACAAGACACAATAGACAGTAAACGAAAACAACAGATAGTCGCAAAGCAATACCGCAACAAAACAATACTACAATCGAACTCCACAAGACACTAGATGGTCATGGGAAAATTTGAACCTGaaatagttaaattaaattaCTAGGATTAACAAACACTACAATCAAACTACACAAGACACTAGATAGTCATGGGAAAATTTGAACCTGAAATAGTTAAATTACTAGGATTAACAAACAGTACATAAAAAAACCTTATCAATTCATTTACAATAACGATCAGCTTTCTTCTTGACCCGGTCATTAAGAGCATCTTCAACGGACTTAGCTTTAGCATTTGGGTCATACCCAAATTTTCGTCTTTAACggatttgttcttctttttcatcttctttttgttgaTTGATTTGCTGCGGGTGGCAACTGCACCTCCTTTGAACATGCAAaggttaaaaattaaattaggaaCCCTTTGTTTGATGATATTTATTTCGTTTTACGTAATGGAGAAGGGGTTATCGCAAAGACAAGTTCTATTATATCCTTTATGAGCCATAGTCTCCTCCCTTAGAAAAccagaaaaatagaaaattgacAGAGTATATAATTGCCTGACAATTTTGTGGAATTTCTTGAAAGTCAGCTCAAGCACTCCAGGGAAAGAAAGAGGTTAGTCAATGTCACTATTTGCAGCTTAAATTGAAGAGTCGCAGGTGCATAATCTTCAAAGGAATTATTAGAATATAACTACGATTACATCAGTTCCAAACAAGGGAGggattaataaatatatatgacCCGATAATAATTCGCCGTACTTCCATCAAATATTCTCTGTTCactaatattaaatatatgaaGGGTACTATTTTCCATGCTTCAATCATATATTCAGCTCATTCACTAAGCTAGCATATCTTATTCTGAATCACTGACCTTACAGAGAAAAGATGGGGAATTGACTCACATAAAGCAGCTTTACACTTGGTCAACCCAACACCTAATCaagagagagaagaaataattaATCAACACTTACCTTGCGTGCACAAGAACGTCGTGacttttcaattcaatttcaatACCTGGGCAATTTTTTAAtgcatattttaaagaaaagcaTAGGTGGATAGAGCACCAAAGTCAgagtcaatcttggagaaaaatactaacaaaataatttttttgttgatatatcATTGGCAGCTGGTTTTATAATTATGCGTCTTATACCACATAGTGGTTCTCCAATACCAAAAAAATCTCTTGATCCTTAACATTTCCAGAATGAAAAGTTCCTTAGCAAGTTTTAACTCCCACTGCTATCTGGCAATCCATGCAGTGCTTCTTGTGTTTCTAttctcattttctctcaaatatgCTGCACCAGCTGCGTTTCATGGCAATGAAACTGACGAGCTTGGCTTacttgggttcaagtcccaaatAACTGAAGATCCATCAAGAGTTTTCGCCTCTTGGAACGAATTTGTTCATTTCTGTCGATGGACTGGAGTAAAATGTGGCCCGAGACAGGAAAGAGTCATCAGTTTGAATCTAAAAGGGCTGAGTCTGGCAGGTATAATCTCAGGCCATCTCGGGAATCTTTCTTTGCTAAGTTCGCTTGACCTAGCAGAAAATTCCTTCCATGATAAAATTCCTCCACAACTCAGCAGGCTGACAAGGCTCCAATACCTGAATTTGAGTTTTAATTATCTAACAGGGGAAATTCCAGTTAATCTATCACATTGTGTTAACCTCGGGAGCCTTGTTCTGGACCACAACAATCTTGTGGGACAGATTCCTCACCAAGTTGGATCGTTAACGAAGTTACAGAAATTGAATTTCAGAAATAACAACCTGACAGGAGTCTTTCCAGGTTCTCTTGGAAACCTTACATCTTTAGAAGAGTTGTATTTAACATACAACAATCTAGAGGGAGAAGTGCCAGCTTCTTTAGCTCAATTGACCAAGTTGAGACTGCTTGGATTGTCCGTAAACAGCTTATCCGGGGAGTTCCCTCCTTCGCTATACAATGTGTCATCCCTGGAATTAATAGCACTTTCATTCAACAACTTTTCTGGTAATCTCAGATCCGATTTAGGCCACTATTTCCCTAACCTCCAAAGGCTTTACTTGGGAGACTGTCAATTCATTGGCTCCATACCATCCTCTTTGGCCAATGCTTCAAAACTACTACAGCTTGATTTCCCTGCAAACAATTTCACTGGAACAATACCTAAGGGTTTTGGTAACTTGCGGAATTTGTTGTGGCTCAATGTTAGGAGGAACCATCTTGGATATGGCAAGCGTGACGACCTTGACTTTGTAAATTCTCTTACAAACTGCAGCAGTCTACAAACGCTCCATTTTGGAGACAACCAGTTTGTAGGTACATTACCTCATTCAACAGTCAACCTTTCTAGTCAGTTACAACGCCTACTCATCTTCGGCAACAGAATTGGTGGAGGCATACCCAGAGAGATCTCAAACCTGGTGAATTTGAATCTACTCGACATGGGTAACAACAATCTTACAGGTCGCATTCCAGATTCTATTGGAAGACTTACAAACTTGGGAAGTCTCAACTTGGGTAGCAATCTCTTGACAGGGGTAATCCCTTCTTCAATGGGAAACCTCACTGAACTCGTCTATCTTTATTTGCCACGTAACAAGTTAGAGGGTAACATACCTTCAATCTTGGGAAACTCTAACCAACTTTTAAGATTGGACATTTCTGACAACCACCTGACTGGAACTATACCACAACAACTTGTTGCTCTCTCATCCCTCACaaaaatttatgcattttataacTCTTTGACTGGTCCTTTACCGGTGTATATTGGTAACTGGAGCCATCTCACCTATCTTGATTTTTCTTACAACAATTTTTCGGGTATGATTCCACGATCTCTGGGAAAATGCTTGTCCTTGGGGGAGATCTATATGAAGGGAAATTCCCTCCAAGGGACCATTCCCAATTTAGAAGATTTGCAGGATCTCCAGTCCTTGGATCTTTCCCTCAATAACCTATCAGGGCCAATCCCTCACTTCATTGCAAATCTTACTTCCTTACACTCCTTGAACTTGTCTTCTAACAATCTAGAGGGTGAGGTTCCTGTCACCGGAATATTTTCAAACTTGAGTGCAGATGCATTTGTTGGGAACTCCAATCTTTGTGGTGGGATTCAACAGCTGCATTTACAACCTTGTGTTCATCAAGAAACTCAAAAGACGCGGAAGAAGCATGTACTTCCCCTCAAGTTTATTTTGACAATTGTTTTTGCTGCTACATTTTCAATCCTNNNNNNNNNNNNNNNNNNNNNNNNNNNNNNNNNNNNNNNNNNNNNNNNNNNNNNNNNNNNNNNNNNNNNNNNNNNNNNNNNNNNNNNNNNNNNNNNNNNNNNNNNNNNNNNNNNNNNNNNNNNNNNNNNNNNNNNNNNNNNNNNNNNNNNNNNNNNNNNNNNNNNNNNNNNNNNNNNNNNNNNNNNNNNNNNNNNNNNNNNNNNNNNNNNNNNNNNNNNNNNNNNNNNNNNNNNNNNNNNNNNNNNNNNNNNNNNNNNNNNNNNNNNNNNNNNNNNNNNNNNNNNNNNNNNNNNNNNNNNNNNNNNNNNNNNNNNNNNNNNNNNNNNNNNNNNNNNNNNNNNNNNNNNNNNNNNNNNNNNNNNNNNNNNNNNNNNNNNNNNNNNNNNNNNNNNNNNNNNNNNNNNNNNNNNNNNNNNNNNNNNNNNNNNNNNNNNNNNNNNNNNNNNNNNNNNNNNNNNNNNNNNNNNNNNNNNNNNNNNNNNNNNNNNNNNNNNNNNNNNNNNNNNNNNNNNNNNNNNNNNNNNNNNNNNNNNNNNNNNNNNNNNNNNNNNNNNNNNNNNNNNNNNNNNNNNNNNNNNNNNNNNNNNNNNNNNNNNNNNNNNNNNNNNNNNNNNNNNNNNNNNNNNNNNNNNNNNNNNNNNNNNNNNNNNNNNNNNNNNNNNNNNNNNNNNNNNNNNNNNNNNNNNNNNNNNNNNNNNNNNNNNNNNNNNNNNNNNNNNNNNNNNNNNNNNNNNNNNNNNNNNNNNNNNNNNNNNNNNNNNNNNNNNNNNNNNNNNNNNNNNNNNNNNNNNNNNNNNNNNNNNNNNNNNNNNNNNNNNNNNNNNNNNNNNNNNNNNNNNNNNNNNNNNNNNNNNNNNNNNNNNNNNNNNNNNNNNNNNNNNNNNNNNNNNNNNNNNNNNNNNNNNNNNNNNNNNNNNNNNNNNNNNNNNNNNNNNNNNNNNNNNNNNNNNNNNNNNNNNNNNNNNNNNNNNNNNNNNNNNNNNNNNNNNNNNNNNNNNNNNNNNNNNNNNNNNNNNNNNNNNNNNNNNNNNNNNNNNNNNNNNNNNNNNNNNNNNNNNNNNNNNNNNNNNNNNNNNNNNNNNNNNNNNNNNNNNNNNNNNNNNNNNNNNNNNNNNNNNNNNNNNNNNNNNNNNNNNNNNNNNNNNNNNNNNNNNNNNNNNNNNNNNNNNNNNNNNNNNNNNNNNNNNNNNNNNNNNNNNNNNNNNNNNNNNNNNNNNNNNNNNNNNNNNNNNNNNNNNNNNNNNNNNNNNNNNNNNNNNNNNNNNNNNNNNNNNNNNNNNNNNNNNNNNNNNNNNNNNNNNNNNNNNNNNNNNNNNNNNNNNNNNNNNNNNNNNNNNNNNNNNNNNNNNNNNNNNNNNNNNNNNNNNNNNNNNNNNNNNNNNNNNNNNNNNNNNNNNNNNNNNNNNNNNNNNNNNNNNNNNNNNNNNNNNNNNNNNNNNNNNNNNNNNNNNNNNNNNNNNNNNNNNNNNNNNNNNNNNNNNNNNNNNNNNNNNNNNNNNNNNNNNNNNNNNNNNNNNNNNNNNNNNNNNNNNNNNNNNNNNNNNNNNNNNNNNNNNNNNNNNNNNNNNNNNNNNNNNNNNNNNNNNNNNNNNNNNNNNNNNNNNNNNNNNNNNNNNNNNNNNNNNNNNNNNNNNNNNNNNNNNNNNNNNNNNNNNNNNNNNNNNNNNNNNNNNNNNNNNNNNNNNNNNNNNNNNNNNNNNNNNNNNNNNNNNNNNNNNNNNNNNNNNNNNNNNNNNNNNNNNNNNNNNNNNNNNNNNNNNNNNNNNNNNNNNNNNNNNNNNNNNNNNNNNNNNNNNNNNNNNNNNNNNNNNNNNNNNNNNNNNNNNNNNNNNNNNNNNNNNNNNNNNNNNNNNNNNNNNNNNNNNNNNNNNNNNNNNNNNNNNNNNNNNNNNNNNNNNNNNNNNNNNNNNNNNNNNNNNNNNNNNNNNNNNNNNNNNNNNNNNNNNNNNNNNNNNNNNNNNNNNNNNNNNNNNNNNNNNNNNNNNNNNNNNNNNNNNNNNNNNNNNNNNNNNNNNNNNNNNNNNNNNNNNNNNNNNNNNNNNNNNNNNNNNNNNNNNNNNNNNNNNNNNNNNNNNNNNNNNNNNNNNNNNNNNNNNNNNNNNNNNNNNNNNNNNNNNNNNNNNNNNNNNNNNNNNNNNNNNNNNNNNNNNNNNNNNNNNNNNNNNNNNNNNNNNNNNNNNNNNNNNNNNNNNNNNNNNNNNNNNNNNNNNNNNNNNNNNNNNNNNNNNNNNNNNNNNNNNNNNNNNNNNNNNNNNNNNNNNNNNNNNNNNNNNNNNNNNNNNNNNNNNNNNNNNNNNNNNNNNNNNNNNNNNNNNNNNNNNNNNNNNNNNNNNNNNNNNNNNNNNNNNNNNNNNNNNNNNNNNNNNNNNNNNNNNNNNNNNNNNNNNNNNNNNNNNNNNNNNNNNNNNNNNNNNNNNNNNNNNNNNNNNNNNNNNNNNNNNNNNNNNNNNNNNNNNNNNNNNNNNNNNNNNNNNNNNNNNNNNNNNNNNNNNNNNNNNNNNNNNNNNNNNNNNNNNNNNNNNNNNNNNNNNNNNNNNNNNNNNNNNNNNNNNNNNNNNNNNNNNNNNNNNNNNNNNNNNNNNNNNNNNNNNNNNNNNNNNNNNNNNNNNNNNNNNNNNNNNNNNNNNNNNNNNNNNNNNNNNNNNNNNNNNNNNNNNNNNNNNNNNNNNNNNNNNNNNNNNNNNNNNNNNNNNNNNNNNNNNNNNNNNNNNNNNNNNNNNNNNNNNNNNNNNNNNNNNNNNNNNNNNNNNNNNNNNNNNNNNNNNNNNNNNNNNNNNNNNNNNNNNNNNNNNNNNNNNNNNNNNNNNNNNNNNNNNNNNNNNNNNNNNNNNNNNNNNNNNNNNNNNNNNNNNNNNNNNNNNNNNNNNNNN encodes the following:
- the LOC107866043 gene encoding LRR receptor-like serine/threonine-protein kinase EFR: MKSSLASFNSHCYLAIHAVLLVFLFSFSLKYAAPAAFHGNETDELGLLGFKSQITEDPSRVFASWNEFVHFCRWTGVKCGPRQERVISLNLKGLSLAGIISGHLGNLSLLSSLDLAENSFHDKIPPQLSRLTRLQYLNLSFNYLTGEIPVNLSHCVNLGSLVLDHNNLVGQIPHQVGSLTKLQKLNFRNNNLTGVFPGSLGNLTSLEELYLTYNNLEGEVPASLAQLTKLRLLGLSVNSLSGEFPPSLYNVSSLELIALSFNNFSGNLRSDLGHYFPNLQRLYLGDCQFIGSIPSSLANASKLLQLDFPANNFTGTIPKGFGNLRNLLWLNVRRNHLGYGKRDDLDFVNSLTNCSSLQTLHFGDNQFVGTLPHSTVNLSSQLQRLLIFGNRIGGGIPREISNLVNLNLLDMGNNNLTGRIPDSIGRLTNLGSLNLGSNLLTGVIPSSMGNLTELVYLYLPRNKLEGNIPSILGNSNQLLRLDISDNHLTGTIPQQLVALSSLTKIYAFYNSLTGPLPVYIGNWSHLTYLDFSYNNFSGMIPRSLGKCLSLGEIYMKGNSLQGTIPNLEDLQDLQSLDLSLNNLSGPIPHFIANLTSLHSLNLSSNNLEGEVPVTGIFSNLSADAFVGNSNLCGGIQQLHLQPCVHQETQKTRKKHVLPLKFILTIVFAATFSIHQCPTPMIHCDIKPQNILLDEDLTAHLGDFSLVRLIPGFSNAPESHLFSSLGVMGTIGYAAPEYGMGSQVSILGDMYSFGVLILEIFTGRRPTHTLFQASSSLHHFVETGLPEKVMEILDKTVFHGEMTDGEEYWGSIKKEQMECLVGILEIGVACSAESPRDRLTMRQVHSKLTLIREKFLAAEDVRRGD